The genomic window TGGCGGAATTCAAAGCCACCGGTGATACCTATTACGCCAACTACCAATTCGACAAGGCACTTGTCTCATACAAAGAAGGCTTCAGTTATGTCGAGATGAAAGACCTTCCGACCCTCTGGGCAGACATGCAATGGCTGATTGGCGTGGCGAATTGGCAAATAGGCATCAGAACAAAAGACGCTGCCATTCAGGAGCATTTGGCAGAAGCGGTGAATAGATATGGTGCGGCGCAAACTATCTATACAAAGACGGAGTTTCCCGAAGCCTGGGCTGAAATCGAGAACGCCCTGGGCGCTGCACTGCAGGACCAAGGCACCCGCACCGGCAGCGAGGCCGGGACCCAGCTCCTCGACCAGGCCGTCGTGGCCTATCGAGCCGCCTTGACCGTCCGCACAAAAGACACGCTCCCGCAGCAGTGGGCCATGACCCAGAACAACCTCGGCACCGTGCTGTCGGACCAAGGCACGCGCACCGGCGGCGAGGCCGGCACTCAACTCCTCGCCCAGGCCGTCGCGGCCTATCGGGCCGCCTTGACCGTCTACACCAAAGACCAGCTGCCCCAAGACTGGGCCAGGACCCAGAACAATCTCGGCGTCGTGCTGCGCCACCAAGGCAGCCGCACCGACGGCGAGGCCGGTACGCAGCTCCTTGGCCAGGCCGTCGTGGCCTATCAAGCCGCCTTGACCGTCCGCACAAAAGACACGCTCCCGCAGCAGTGGGCCGGGACCCAGATGAACCTCGGCGTCGTGCTGAAGGAGCAAGGCACGCGCATCAGCGGCGAGGCCGGCACGCAGCTCCTCGCCCAAGCCGTCACGGCCTATCGAGCCGCCTTGACCGTCTACACCAAAGACCAGCTGCCCCAAGACTGGGCCAAGACCCAGAACAATCTCGGCATTGTGCTGCGCAACCAAGGCAGCCGCACCGACGGCAAGGCCGGTACGCAGCTCCTTGGCCAGGCCGTCGTGGCCTATCAAGCCGCCTTGACCGTCCGCACCAAAGACCAGCTGCCCCAAGACTGGGCCATGACCCAGAACAACCTCGGCGTCGTGCTGCAGGAGCAAGGCACTCGCGCCAGCGGCGAGGCCGGCATGCAGCTCCTCGCCCAAGCCGTCACGGCCTATCGAGCCGCCTTGACCGTCTACACCAAAGACCAGCTGCCCCAAGACTGGACCAGGACCCAGAACAATCTCGGCATTGTGCTGCACAACCAAGGGGTCAGGGCCAGCGGAACGGATAGCACGCACCTCCTCCAAGCAGCCGAGGCCGCCTATCGCGAGACCCTCACGGTCTACACGAAAGACGCGCTCCCGCAGAACTGGGCCATGATTCAGAACAAACTCGGCCTCGTACTGAGCGACCAAGGGCGGCGGACGACCGGGGCCGACAGCATGCGGTTGCTTCAAGCGGCTGAGGCCGCCTACCGCCAGGCCTTGACGGTCTACACGAAAGCGTTGCTCCCCCAAGATTGGGCCAGAACCCAGATGAATCTCGGCACCGTGCTCAGCGACCAAGGGGTCCGGGTCAGCGGAATGGACAGTACGCGCCTCCTTCAGGCAGCCGAGGCCGCGTTACTCGAGACCTTCACGGTCTACACAAAGGAACAGTTTCCACAAGCCTGGATTGATACTTCCGGCAGTCTCACAGAAACTTTGTTCCTTAGTAGCCAATTCGCCAAGACACGCGATCACCTCGCGATGTTACTAGACCACCCAGATCTGGGACCTTCAAATGCTATCGCCTTACTTGCCATTGGAATTTCGAATTCAGTGGCTCTTGGAACCGTTGAGCGAACACAGACAGAGTTGGCAAGGACCTTGTCCCTACTCTCTCAACAAGGCTCGGATTTCTTTTTGACGTGGGACTTCAGCTCAATCATTACCTTCATCGACAAGAATCCGATCTTTGCCAAGCACCGCCGATGGCTCATTGAGCTGATCAAGTCATTTGAGAGCGGGCAGCGGGATGAAATGTTAACTGCTGTCCAAACCGCGAGAGCGGCTTTTCGAAAGGCTACGAAACCCTAGGCGGAAGGCTTGATTGCCTGGCGCTTTCTTGCCTGGGTTAGGATGCAGTTGATCTCTTTACTAAATCCCCAGCTCTTCCGACCACCGCACTTCAGATTCGTCGAGAAGCTCTTCCAAACAGGTAAAGCAGGAGAAGGGAAATCGATCGACGGGGATCGCGCAGACTTCTCCGACCGGCGACTCTTCCAGAGCCGGACCGCCACACTCTTTGTGAATCAAGACGAGCATCGGACGTCTCTCACCCCTTGGCCCAATAGTATCATGATCCGGGTTTACTGAGCCGCTGTTCGCACTGTGGTCAGGCTTTCTTGATTCGCGACACCATATCGCACATCTTTTCTCATTATAGCGATCACTTTTGCACCTTGCACGTCATCACTGAAGGAAGAAGAAATCAGAAATAAGTGATTGGCCGGCGACGCGACTTTTGGTACAGTGCTGGGCCGAATTGTCGGTAGAATCCTGGTCAGGTTGAGGAGGATCACGCCAAGAATGAGAACGATCATTACGTACAGGCCGCTCAGGCCGTTCCTGGCTATAGAAGGGTGTGCCCTTGCTCTTGTGTTGCTGCTCGCTTCCGGCTGTGCCGTTGCCAAAAGCACATCAGCCCCCATGACGTCCCAACCCGCACAGCAGCCCCAGGGCATACTGCCGCCTGAAGCCTCCTCCCAAACACCGCCTCCTGAAACCGTTACGGATTCCTCTCCAGATGAACCCTTCGATCCCTTCGCCAAATCGGATGTGGAGGGGATAGAAGAGTATGATCCCTGGGAGCCGATGAATGCCAAATTCTTTGAGTTCAATCGGCAACTCGATCGGTGGATACTCAAGCCGGTTGCCAAAGGCTACAACGCCGTCGTCCCGAATATCGTCCAAGTCGGTGTCAGTAACGTCTTCTACAATAGTCGTGTAACCCCGCGACTCCTGAATAACCTGTTCCAAGGGAAATTCAAAGGCGCCGGG from Nitrospira sp. includes these protein-coding regions:
- a CDS encoding VacJ family lipoprotein; this translates as MRTIITYRPLRPFLAIEGCALALVLLLASGCAVAKSTSAPMTSQPAQQPQGILPPEASSQTPPPETVTDSSPDEPFDPFAKSDVEGIEEYDPWEPMNAKFFEFNRQLDRWILKPVAKGYNAVVPNIVQVGVSNVFYNSRVTPRLLNNLFQGKFKGAGIEAGRFLINTTVGIGGFFDVAQRFNLTTPEEDTGQTLGFYGVKPGPYLMVPLLGPYTVRDLIGYGGDIALNPIYWLILPTMHNIHSIPTVVDVDERVATYAISIGARATEIVNDRSLNLEKFQGVEESTLDLYAAVRNAYLQKRAKAIRE
- a CDS encoding tetratricopeptide repeat protein encodes the protein MRLVSSITLLILLFMIPAGVAQAENWLQGQILENHGDTRKPAAGAQVWIVNVGNPYLTQVDGGYRVLVPDAYRIGQTIVLYVKRRGWAIATPVGGKVELKKDFTSDIVLSPEASSEFLSPAQLDKLLESLPDKLKGQIKPDGKEGSADPAQVVKDYASEHGLPEGEVNAKVAALVKQYEQSSDLGKQCLAAIYRKDLKQAAARCEQNATRKIDLLKKKRQEVETLSKGHLRSDCPVEPSFVYVSDKVIRVTNSGKRFQPNTETRESRVPRFVVSPTGKPTPEQLDEAKRQLLKLTEEVVAEFKATGDTYYANYQFDKALVSYKEGFSYVEMKDLPTLWADMQWLIGVANWQIGIRTKDAAIQEHLAEAVNRYGAAQTIYTKTEFPEAWAEIENALGAALQDQGTRTGSEAGTQLLDQAVVAYRAALTVRTKDTLPQQWAMTQNNLGTVLSDQGTRTGGEAGTQLLAQAVAAYRAALTVYTKDQLPQDWARTQNNLGVVLRHQGSRTDGEAGTQLLGQAVVAYQAALTVRTKDTLPQQWAGTQMNLGVVLKEQGTRISGEAGTQLLAQAVTAYRAALTVYTKDQLPQDWAKTQNNLGIVLRNQGSRTDGKAGTQLLGQAVVAYQAALTVRTKDQLPQDWAMTQNNLGVVLQEQGTRASGEAGMQLLAQAVTAYRAALTVYTKDQLPQDWTRTQNNLGIVLHNQGVRASGTDSTHLLQAAEAAYRETLTVYTKDALPQNWAMIQNKLGLVLSDQGRRTTGADSMRLLQAAEAAYRQALTVYTKALLPQDWARTQMNLGTVLSDQGVRVSGMDSTRLLQAAEAALLETFTVYTKEQFPQAWIDTSGSLTETLFLSSQFAKTRDHLAMLLDHPDLGPSNAIALLAIGISNSVALGTVERTQTELARTLSLLSQQGSDFFLTWDFSSIITFIDKNPIFAKHRRWLIELIKSFESGQRDEMLTAVQTARAAFRKATKP